A DNA window from Vicinamibacteria bacterium contains the following coding sequences:
- a CDS encoding putative toxin-antitoxin system toxin component, PIN family produces the protein MTLGPFVVDTNVFVSGLITGDVDAPTARVVDGMLHRKFDFLLSVELLAEYRSVLLRPKIAARHGLNESEIDILLTEVAASAIVREPAIADEKAPDRDDQHLWSLLACHDGSVLVTGDGALLESPLPGRSALSPAAFVELLVKGS, from the coding sequence TTGACGCTCGGCCCTTTCGTGGTCGATACCAACGTGTTTGTCAGCGGCCTCATCACAGGTGATGTCGATGCTCCGACGGCCCGCGTCGTCGACGGAATGCTACATCGCAAGTTCGACTTCCTCCTCTCGGTAGAACTGCTTGCCGAATATCGGTCCGTTTTGCTGCGCCCGAAGATCGCGGCGCGACACGGACTCAACGAGAGCGAGATCGACATCTTGCTGACTGAGGTCGCTGCGAGCGCCATCGTTCGCGAACCTGCCATCGCCGATGAGAAAGCGCCAGATCGCGACGACCAACACTTGTGGTCGCTCCTGGCATGCCACGACGGAAGCGTCCTGGTGACGGGCGACGGCGCTCTACTCGAATCTCCCCTGCCCGGACGCTCCGCGCTCTCGCCAGCGGCGTTCGTCGAGCTCCTCGTGAAAGGGTCGTAA
- a CDS encoding protein kinase, with product MTLSSGRRLGAYEVVESIGAGGMGEVYHARDTKLGRDVAIKVLPESFASDDARLARFEREARLLASLNHPRIATLHGFEEHDSLRFLVMELVPGETLAERLRRGPMPLDEVLAVASQIADGLQAAHEKNIVHRDLKPANVKMTPEGNIKLLDFGLGKTFGDDRPGSEVSESPTAMYAATGVGLILGTASYMSPEQARGKAVDARTDVWAFGCVLWEALTGRKTFDGDTATDIIAAVVKLEPDWNALPADTPASVRKVLKRCLQKDPVQRFHSIADARLELEEAPTVVTTAPMATATRLPLALAFVAGALLTAVVWWGTRRALPPAEPVRLTLSIPGSDAVRYPQVAPVISPDGRHVVYAASRGPARPQLFLRSLDRFGATPIPGTEGVDASPFFSPDAEWLAFFADGRLMKLPLAGGVPVTLTQIPGFAGGAWGDDGTIVLGTSEGSLLRLPDSGGATELLLDAGPDDLKSSPFLLRGSREVLFSSYAETGRNIEVARLDTGERRTLVKGGISINPHYVDTGHIVYQARTSLVALPFDVGRLEALGPAVPVLDGIRLTGLDRGQFSVSRDGTLLTVPLTSLSLPNGRLVWVDREGKVEPLGDDRRAFVPHPRLSPDGRRVAVGIGDFSGGASDVWLLDVGRESLSRITFDEGAFSLRPFWSRDGATLFFSSNRNGPLFHLFSQNADGSGEPAMLDEGPYRILTSVSSDGNVAIFRQQSDIAGVNRNVGMFRLDEDDEPVLLLDSPYNEHSGTLSPDDRFLAYVSDESGREEIYVRGFPDLGQRTPISTDGGTEPLWSRDGKELFYRNGDRMMAVPVLSSSPTLDVGRPVLLFQGRFQSGDFGGNPGTNYDVAPDGRFLMIQEEGASAETSFQIVLNWGEELKRLAPVRP from the coding sequence ATGACTCTATCTTCCGGACGTCGACTCGGAGCCTACGAGGTCGTCGAGTCCATCGGTGCCGGTGGCATGGGGGAGGTCTACCATGCCCGGGATACGAAGCTCGGGCGCGACGTCGCCATCAAAGTCCTTCCCGAGTCGTTCGCTTCCGACGACGCGAGGCTCGCCCGCTTCGAGCGGGAAGCGCGCCTCCTCGCCTCGTTGAACCATCCGCGCATTGCGACCCTCCATGGATTCGAGGAGCACGACTCTCTTCGCTTCCTCGTGATGGAGCTCGTTCCCGGCGAGACCCTTGCCGAGAGGCTCCGGCGCGGCCCCATGCCGCTCGATGAAGTCCTGGCGGTTGCTTCCCAGATCGCTGACGGGCTCCAGGCGGCACACGAGAAGAATATCGTGCACCGGGATCTCAAGCCGGCGAACGTGAAGATGACGCCCGAGGGAAATATCAAGCTTCTGGACTTCGGACTGGGAAAGACGTTCGGCGACGACCGTCCGGGGAGCGAGGTTTCGGAGTCGCCCACAGCGATGTACGCCGCGACCGGGGTGGGGTTGATTCTCGGGACCGCTTCCTACATGAGCCCGGAGCAGGCGAGGGGAAAAGCGGTCGACGCCCGCACCGACGTCTGGGCGTTTGGCTGCGTTCTCTGGGAGGCGCTCACCGGACGAAAGACGTTCGACGGCGATACCGCGACCGACATCATCGCTGCGGTGGTCAAGCTCGAGCCCGACTGGAATGCGCTCCCGGCGGACACGCCGGCGTCCGTGCGCAAGGTTCTCAAACGGTGTCTGCAGAAAGATCCCGTGCAAAGGTTCCATTCGATCGCGGACGCTCGTCTCGAGCTCGAAGAAGCGCCGACTGTGGTGACCACGGCTCCGATGGCAACGGCCACCCGACTCCCCTTGGCTCTCGCCTTCGTCGCCGGAGCGCTCCTTACCGCCGTCGTCTGGTGGGGAACGAGACGTGCGCTCCCCCCGGCCGAGCCGGTGCGGCTCACGCTTTCGATTCCGGGCTCGGACGCCGTTCGCTATCCCCAAGTGGCCCCCGTGATCTCGCCCGACGGAAGGCACGTCGTCTACGCCGCGAGCCGCGGTCCGGCGCGACCGCAGCTCTTTCTCCGCTCCCTCGACCGCTTCGGGGCGACGCCCATTCCCGGTACTGAAGGAGTCGACGCGAGCCCCTTCTTCTCGCCTGACGCCGAGTGGCTGGCCTTCTTCGCCGACGGAAGGTTGATGAAGCTCCCTCTCGCTGGGGGCGTTCCCGTTACCCTCACCCAGATTCCCGGCTTTGCGGGCGGCGCCTGGGGCGACGACGGGACGATCGTCCTCGGGACCTCCGAGGGGAGTCTTCTCCGCCTTCCCGATTCGGGAGGGGCGACGGAGCTCCTGCTCGACGCGGGTCCCGACGACCTCAAGTCGTCGCCGTTTCTTCTGCGCGGGAGCCGGGAGGTTCTGTTCTCGTCCTACGCGGAGACGGGTCGGAACATCGAGGTCGCTCGTCTCGACACCGGCGAACGCCGCACTCTCGTGAAAGGGGGCATCAGTATCAATCCGCATTACGTAGATACGGGCCACATCGTCTACCAGGCCCGCACGTCCCTCGTCGCCCTTCCCTTCGACGTCGGTCGACTCGAAGCTCTGGGCCCGGCCGTTCCGGTGCTCGACGGAATCCGGCTCACCGGGCTGGATCGAGGCCAGTTCAGCGTCTCGAGAGACGGCACTCTCCTAACCGTACCCTTGACGAGCCTTTCGTTGCCGAATGGACGGCTCGTTTGGGTGGATCGTGAAGGGAAGGTAGAGCCACTGGGCGACGATCGCCGAGCGTTCGTCCCTCATCCCCGGCTGTCTCCGGACGGCCGCCGGGTCGCGGTGGGAATCGGGGATTTCAGCGGCGGCGCGTCGGACGTCTGGCTCCTCGACGTCGGTCGGGAAAGCTTGAGCCGCATCACCTTCGACGAAGGGGCTTTCAGCTTGAGGCCGTTCTGGTCGCGGGACGGAGCGACGTTGTTCTTTTCCTCGAATCGGAACGGCCCGCTCTTTCACCTGTTCTCCCAGAATGCCGACGGGAGCGGCGAGCCGGCGATGCTGGACGAGGGCCCGTACCGCATCCTGACCTCGGTCTCTTCCGATGGGAACGTGGCCATCTTCCGGCAGCAGTCGGATATCGCCGGAGTGAACCGGAACGTCGGCATGTTCCGCCTCGATGAAGACGACGAACCGGTGCTGCTCCTCGACTCCCCGTACAACGAGCACAGCGGAACGCTCTCTCCCGACGATCGCTTTCTCGCCTACGTCTCCGACGAGAGCGGCCGCGAAGAGATCTATGTCCGCGGCTTTCCCGACCTCGGTCAACGAACGCCGATCTCGACTGACGGCGGCACCGAGCCCCTCTGGTCGCGCGACGGAAAAGAGCTCTTCTACCGGAACGGGGATCGGATGATGGCGGTTCCGGTGCTTTCGAGCTCGCCCACGCTCGACGTGGGACGGCCCGTGCTCCTCTTCCAAGGGCGTTTTCAGTCGGGAGACTTCGGCGGGAATCCCGGCACCAACTACGACGTCGCCCCCGACGGCCGCTTTCTGATGATCCAGGAAGAAGGCGCTTCCGCGGAAACGTCGTTCCAGATCGTTCTGAACTGGGGCGAGGAGCTGAAGCGCCTCGCGCCCGTGCGCCCGTAG
- a CDS encoding (2Fe-2S)-binding protein, whose product MVDSNEPCPLQGFAIPTAVSRREFIKTIIASGVVVSSLAYRTPAAAGRARRGAVERLLSLNVNGQTRRVDALPQETLAMTLRYKLGLTGTKLGCDRSECGACTVLIDDVAHYSCSTLTHRMRGRAITTVEGLESPSGELHPVQQAFMDELGPQCGFCTPGQVMAAVALLKDNSNPTREEARAAMAGNLCRCGAYDHYLNGVMRAAREV is encoded by the coding sequence ATGGTCGATTCGAACGAGCCTTGCCCGCTTCAGGGCTTCGCCATTCCCACGGCGGTGTCCCGCCGTGAGTTCATCAAAACCATCATCGCCTCGGGCGTCGTCGTCTCGAGCCTCGCCTACCGGACGCCCGCGGCTGCGGGGCGGGCCCGGCGGGGCGCGGTGGAGCGACTCCTTTCTCTGAACGTCAACGGGCAGACGCGCCGGGTGGACGCGCTCCCCCAGGAAACGCTCGCGATGACGCTTCGCTACAAGCTCGGACTCACGGGCACGAAGCTCGGGTGCGACCGCTCCGAGTGCGGCGCCTGCACCGTGCTCATCGACGACGTTGCCCACTATTCGTGCTCGACGCTGACGCACCGGATGCGCGGTCGTGCCATCACGACCGTCGAAGGCCTCGAGAGCCCGTCGGGTGAGCTCCACCCCGTACAGCAGGCGTTCATGGACGAGCTCGGCCCGCAGTGCGGTTTTTGCACGCCCGGCCAGGTCATGGCGGCGGTGGCGCTCCTGAAAGACAACTCGAACCCGACGCGTGAGGAAGCGCGCGCGGCGATGGCGGGAAATCTCTGCCGCTGCGGCGCCTACGACCACTACCTGAACGGCGTCATGCGCGCCGCGAGAGAGGTCTAG